The following proteins are encoded in a genomic region of Corticium candelabrum chromosome 19, ooCorCand1.1, whole genome shotgun sequence:
- the LOC134195127 gene encoding tubulin beta chain-like: MREIVHLQAGQCGNQIGAKFWEVISDEHGIDPTGTYHGDSDLQLERINVYYNEATGGKYVPRAVLVDLEPGTMDSVRSGPFGQIFRPDNFVFGQSGAGNNWAKGHYTEGAELVDSVLDVVRKEAEGCDCLQGFQLTHSLGGGTGSGMGTLLISKIREEYPDRIMNTFSVVPSPKVSDTVVEPYNATLSVHQLVENTDETYCIDNEALYDICFRTLKLTTPTYGDLNHLVSATMSGVTTCLRFPGQLNADLRKLAVNMVPFPRLHFFMPGFAPLTSRGSQQYRALTVPELTQQMFDAKNMMAACDPRHGRYLTVATMFRGRMSMKEVDEQMLNVQNKNSSYFVEWIPNNVKTAVCDIPPRGLKMSGTFVGNSTAIQELFKRISEQFTCMFRRKAFLHWYTGEGMDEMEFTEAESNMNDLVSEYQQYQDATAEEEGDFDEEEGEGEEEAA; the protein is encoded by the exons ATGCGCGAAATAGTTCATCTCCAGGCCGGACAATGCGGAAACCAGATCGGAGCGAAG TTCTGGGAAGTCATTTCGGACGAACATGGCATCGACCCGACCGGTACGTACCACGGAGACTCTGACCTACAGTTGGAGCGCATCAACGTGTACTACAACGAGGCCACGG GCGGGAAGTACGTTCCGCGCGCCGTGCTCGTCGATTTAGAGCCGGGGACGATGGATTCGGTTCGTTCGGGACCGTTCGGGCAGATTTTTCGACCCGACAACTTCGTGTTCG GTCAGAGTGGGGCTGGTAACAACTGGGCTAAGGGTCATTACACAGAAGGAGCTGAATTAGTCGATTCTGTTCTTGATGTTGTGAGAAAGGAAGCGGAAGGATGTGACTGTCTTCAAGGTTTCCAGCTCACTCATTCGTTGGGTGGAGGAACAGGATCAGGAATGGGGACACTACTGATCTCCAAGATCCGTGAAGAGTACCCAGATCGTATCATGAACACGTTCTCTGTTGTTCCATCTCCTAAAGTGAGTGACACGGTTGTTGAGCCATACAATGccactctgtctgtccaccagCTCGTTGAGAATACCGATGAGACCTACTGTATTGACAATGAAGCTCTCTATGACATCTGTTTCCGTACACTGAAGCTGACTACGCCTACGTACGGTGACTTGAATCATCTGGTTTCTGCTACAATGAGTGGTGTTACGACTTGTCTTCGATTTCCTGGACAACTGAATGCTGATCTTCGTAAGCTTGCTGTCAACATGGTGCCATTCCCTCGTCTCCACTTCTTCATGCCTGGATTTGCTCCACTCACCAGTCGTGGTTCACAGCAGTATCGTGCTCTCACTGTTCCAGAACTGACCCAGCAGATGTTTGATGCCAAGAACATGATGGCCGCTTGTGATCCTCGTCATGGCCGATATCTCACTGTTGCCACAATGTTTCGTGGTCGTATGTCGATGAAAGAAGTCGATGAGCAGATGCTGAATGTTCAGAACAAGAACAGCAGCTACTTTGTGGAATGGATTCCAAACAATGTGAAAACAGCCGTCTGTGATATTCCACCACGAGGTCTCAAGATGTCGGGCACATTTGTCGGTAACAGCACCGCCATCCAGGAACTGTTCAAGAGAATCTCTGAACAGTTCACATGCATGTTCAGGCGTAAAGCCTTCCTTCATTGGTACACTGGAGAGGGAATGGACGAGATGGAATTCACTGAG GCTGAGTCGAACATGAACGATCTTGTTTCTGAATACCAACAATACCAGGATGCGACTGCCGAAGAGGAGGGAGACTTTGACGAGGAAGAAGgtgaaggagaagaagaagccGCCTGA
- the LOC134194432 gene encoding tubulin beta-4B chain-like, with translation MREIVHLQAGQCGNQIGAKFWEVISDEHGIDPTGTYHGDSDLQLERINVYYNEATGGKYVPRAVLVDLEPGTMDSVRSGPFGQIFRPDNFVFGQSGAGNNWAKGHYTEGAELVDSVLDVVRKEAEGCDCLQGFQFTHSLGGGTGSGLGTLLISKIREEYPDRIMNTFSVVPSPKVSDTVVEPYNATLSVHQLVENTDETYCIDNEALYDICFRTLKLTTPTYGDLNHLVSATMSGVTTCLRFPGQLNADLRKLAVNMVPFPRLHFFMPGFAPLTSRGSQQYRALTVPELTQQMFDAKNMMAACDPRHGRYLTVAVMFRGRMSMKEVDEQMLNVQNKNSSYFVEWIPSNVKTAVCDIPPRGLKMSGTFIGNSTAIQELFKRISEQFTCMFRRKAFLHWYTGEGMDEMEFTEAESNMNDLVSEYQQYQDATAEEEGDIEDEEGEGDAEAN, from the exons CCATGGTGACTCTGATCTGCAATTGGAGCGCATCAATGTCTACTACAATGAAGCGACAG GTGGGAAGTATGTTCCTCGCGCCGTTCTTGTTGATCTCGAGCCAGGAACGATGGATTCCGTCCGTTCCGGACCGTTTGGGCAGATATTTCGACCAGATAATTTTGTTTTCG GTCAAAGTGGGGCTGGAAATAACTGGGCTAAGGGTCACTACACAGAAGGAGCTGAATTAGTTGATTCTGTTCTTGATGTGGTGAGGAAAGAAGCAGAGGGATGTGACTGTCTGCAAGGTTTTCAGTTCACTCATTCGTTGGGTGGAGGAACGGGATCAGGGCTGGGCACTTTACTGATTTCTAAGATCCGCGAAGAGTACCCCGATCGTATCATGAACACGTTCTCTGTTGTTCCATCTCCTAAAGTGAGTGACACGGTTGTTGAGCCATACAATGccactctgtctgtccaccagCTCGTTGAGAATACTGATGAGACCTACTGTATTGACAATGAAGCTCTCTATGACATCTGTTTCCGTACTCTGAAGCTGACCACGCCTACGTACGGTGACTTGAACCATCTGGTTTCTGCTACAATGAGTGGTGTTACGACTTGTCTTCGATTTCCTGGACAACTGAATGCTGATCTTCGTAAGCTTGCTGTCAACATGGTGCCATTCCCTCGTCTCCACTTTTTCATGCCTGGATTTGCTCCACTCACCAGTCGTGGTTCACAGCAGTATCGTGCTCTCACTGTTCCAGAACTGACCCAGCAGATGTTTGATGCCAAGAACATGATGGCCGCTTGTGATCCTCGTCATGGTCGatatctcactgttgctgttaTGTTTCGTGGTCGTATGTCGATGAAGGAAGTTGATGAGCAGATGCTGAATGTGCAGAACAAGAACAGCAGCTACTTTGTGGAATGGATTCCAAGTAATGTAAAGACAGCCGTCTGTGATATTCCACCACGAGGTCTCAAGATGTCGGGCACGTTTATAGGCAACAGCACTGCCATCCAGGAACTGTTCAAGAGAATCTCTGAACAGTTCACATGCATGTTCAGGCGTAAGGCCTTCCTACATTGGTACACTGGAGAGGGAATGGACGAGATGGAGTTTACTGAA GCTGAATCAAACATGAATGATCTTGTGTCTGAATACCAGCAATACCAAGATGCTACCGCCGAAGAGGAAGGAGACATCGAGGACGAAGAAGGCGAAGGAGATGCAGAAGCCAACTGA